One part of the Mariniblastus fucicola genome encodes these proteins:
- a CDS encoding SAF domain-containing protein — protein sequence MRFSLRTILLAALLLPAACAWSYLYLFPQPIPVVVATGDLDRWTLVTSDDLELENWPASLAPTELPSEKNEVTGKYLRHRARRGMAISNSDFASLEEIIDFLTTRPKHGSNIITVDCGSDGDVFGMGPIAGDRVQVFHVKDGVKRIIAGNALVVRDYRRSADTPNNVYWSMGIELTDSESIDYIESKQDGKVDVQFVEEGG from the coding sequence GTGCGTTTCAGTTTGCGTACAATTCTACTTGCCGCTTTACTATTGCCAGCTGCTTGCGCTTGGTCTTACCTGTATCTGTTTCCGCAACCGATTCCAGTGGTGGTGGCAACAGGGGACCTAGATCGTTGGACCCTTGTTACGTCGGACGACCTGGAACTCGAAAACTGGCCCGCTTCACTGGCACCAACAGAACTCCCGTCAGAAAAAAACGAAGTTACAGGAAAATACTTGCGGCATCGTGCTCGAAGAGGAATGGCGATTTCTAACAGCGATTTTGCTAGCCTTGAAGAAATTATTGACTTCTTAACCACACGCCCCAAACACGGATCGAATATAATTACCGTTGATTGTGGTTCTGACGGTGACGTCTTCGGAATGGGCCCGATTGCAGGTGATCGAGTTCAGGTTTTCCACGTCAAAGACGGCGTTAAACGGATAATAGCGGGCAATGCACTTGTAGTGCGAGATTATCGACGTTCTGCCGACACGCCGAACAATGTTTACTGGTCTATGGGGATAGAACTTACCGATTCGGAATCAATTGACTACATTGAATCAAAGCAAGACGGTAAAGTAGACGTTCAGTTTGTCGAGGAAGGTGGATAA
- a CDS encoding RDD family protein produces MSDNPFQSPEHAMPVHTATSMSPELADRSSRFVGALIDSILMIVILMPVSFLIIIPIFAGSLQEAGSLTFNIGYILSGFVVSQLVFLALQGYLLANKGQTIGKLVVKTQILDEQGRIPDFWPMYLKRYLAMAFIYSIPYIGGVISIVNALLIFRESRKCLHDDIAGTKVVKFFGQ; encoded by the coding sequence ATGTCAGACAACCCCTTCCAGTCTCCTGAGCATGCTATGCCGGTTCACACAGCCACGTCCATGAGCCCTGAACTCGCAGATCGAAGTTCCAGGTTTGTCGGTGCGCTCATTGACAGTATCTTGATGATCGTGATTCTGATGCCAGTCTCCTTCCTGATCATCATTCCGATTTTCGCGGGAAGCCTTCAGGAAGCGGGAAGCCTCACCTTCAATATCGGTTACATTCTTTCCGGGTTTGTAGTTAGTCAGCTCGTATTTCTGGCTCTCCAAGGCTACCTGTTAGCCAACAAGGGGCAGACGATTGGTAAGCTCGTCGTGAAGACTCAGATCCTCGACGAGCAAGGTCGAATCCCTGATTTCTGGCCTATGTACCTGAAGCGATACCTGGCGATGGCATTCATCTATTCAATTCCCTATATCGGCGGCGTAATATCTATTGTCAACGCATTGTTGATCTTCAGAGAAAGCCGCAAATGTTTGCACGACGATATCGCCGGAACGAAGGTCGTGAAGTTTTTTGGGCAATAA
- a CDS encoding ISL3 family transposase → MQDTELYQQILGIETPWEVSNVDLNMELGEIVVSVRHAQGTKFCCPQCDQKLSCYDHSPSRRWRHLDSCQFKTMLEASIPRVDCPEHGVKLVQVPWSSPNSRFTLMFEAFAIRLLKATQTIEGARTILRTGWEATWTILERAVERGQARKQSSPLPHIGIDEKSFKKGQNYITLIYDLDNSTVEAISEGHNKEAANECFSQLLPGQIETVEAIAMDMSSAFVNAAKSNIPLAETKIVHDRFHVMKLVNEAVDKVRKQENKRLRSEGDDTLTGTRYLFLKNYDNLKESSQQRLDALFSFKLETGKAWTYKEMLRDLWHHDTAKEAKEFFRWWYRKVIHTRLEPMKKVARTIKTRIDNVVSYCTFSGISNGVAEGINSKIQSIKRRVGGYRNRQNYKTAIFFYCGGLDLDP, encoded by the coding sequence ATGCAAGACACGGAACTTTATCAACAGATCCTTGGCATTGAGACGCCTTGGGAAGTATCGAACGTTGATCTGAACATGGAACTTGGTGAGATCGTCGTTAGTGTGCGTCACGCACAAGGCACGAAGTTCTGCTGCCCTCAGTGCGATCAGAAATTGAGCTGCTATGACCATTCTCCATCGCGTCGCTGGCGTCACTTGGACAGCTGCCAATTCAAGACGATGCTGGAAGCTTCGATCCCCCGAGTGGATTGTCCCGAACACGGCGTGAAACTGGTTCAAGTTCCCTGGTCCAGTCCCAACAGTCGCTTCACGTTGATGTTCGAGGCCTTTGCGATCCGCTTGCTCAAGGCAACACAAACGATCGAAGGCGCTCGCACGATTCTGCGAACTGGCTGGGAAGCGACCTGGACGATTCTTGAGCGAGCCGTCGAGCGTGGGCAAGCTCGAAAGCAATCCAGTCCACTGCCTCACATTGGCATCGACGAGAAGTCTTTCAAGAAAGGGCAGAACTACATTACTCTGATTTACGACCTCGACAACAGTACGGTTGAAGCGATCTCCGAAGGCCACAACAAAGAGGCCGCCAACGAATGCTTTTCTCAACTTTTACCGGGTCAAATCGAAACCGTCGAAGCCATCGCGATGGACATGAGCTCTGCTTTTGTGAACGCTGCAAAGTCCAACATTCCCCTGGCAGAAACAAAGATTGTGCACGACCGTTTTCATGTGATGAAGCTGGTCAACGAAGCGGTAGACAAGGTTCGCAAGCAAGAGAACAAGCGTCTCCGCAGCGAAGGTGACGACACGCTAACAGGGACTCGTTACCTGTTTCTGAAGAACTATGACAACCTCAAGGAATCAAGCCAGCAGCGTCTTGATGCGTTGTTTTCTTTCAAACTCGAAACCGGCAAGGCATGGACTTACAAAGAGATGCTTCGCGATCTTTGGCATCACGACACCGCCAAGGAGGCGAAAGAGTTTTTCAGGTGGTGGTACCGCAAGGTGATTCACACTCGGCTGGAGCCAATGAAGAAGGTCGCACGCACGATCAAAACTCGCATCGACAACGTCGTCAGCTACTGCACCTTCAGTGGAATATCAAACGGAGTTGCCGAAGGAATCAACAGCAAGATTCAATCGATCAAGCGACGAGTTGGCGGCTACAGAAACAGGCAAAACTACAAAACAGCGATCTTCTTTTACTGCGGTGGACTCGACCTCGACCCATAG